From a region of the Hyalangium minutum genome:
- a CDS encoding outer membrane lipoprotein-sorting protein produces MRHVHLPLSLLVAVLLVSPRASADNITGSGSATLTQIVASDSWGLADAEIKALATIREKDGNSRVVRFAAQSRYHDGTLTKSFVRFLAPPDLNGVKFLQIQKRDTDDERYIYLPELKRIRRVSGKLRAGSFMTTDFSFADLDRRELRFAEATALPDEKVGDVPCDRLTVKPTNDDAQYSRLEIWARKDNHMILKSLMYDLKGAHTKTLTVEESKQIQERWFITRARMENHTGQRATTLVLEQIVPRKDIPDDIFNSRNLERQ; encoded by the coding sequence ATGCGGCATGTTCATCTCCCCCTCAGTCTCCTGGTGGCGGTACTCCTGGTGAGCCCCCGCGCGAGCGCGGACAACATCACCGGCAGTGGCAGCGCCACCCTGACCCAGATCGTCGCCTCGGATAGCTGGGGACTGGCTGACGCCGAGATCAAGGCCCTGGCGACCATTCGCGAGAAGGATGGGAACTCTCGCGTGGTGCGCTTCGCCGCGCAGTCGCGCTACCACGATGGCACCCTGACCAAGAGCTTCGTGCGCTTCCTGGCGCCACCCGATCTGAACGGGGTCAAGTTCCTGCAAATCCAGAAGCGGGACACGGATGACGAGCGCTACATCTACCTCCCCGAGCTCAAGCGCATCCGCCGCGTCTCCGGCAAGCTGCGCGCAGGCTCGTTCATGACCACGGACTTCTCGTTTGCCGATCTGGACCGGCGCGAGCTCCGGTTCGCGGAGGCCACCGCCCTCCCCGACGAGAAGGTGGGGGATGTCCCCTGCGACCGCCTGACCGTCAAGCCGACGAATGACGACGCACAGTACTCTCGGCTCGAGATCTGGGCACGCAAGGACAACCACATGATCCTGAAGTCCCTCATGTACGATCTCAAGGGCGCCCACACCAAGACGCTCACCGTCGAGGAGAGCAAGCAGATCCAGGAGCGCTGGTTCATCACCCGCGCCCGGATGGAGAACCACACGGGGCAGCGGGCGACGACGCTGGTGCTCGAGCAGATCGTGCCGCGCAAGGACATCCCGGACGATATCTTCAACTCCCGCAACCTGGAGCGTCAGTAG
- a CDS encoding efflux RND transporter permease subunit — translation MISRLLDRFFAWYADAFLRHRYVFLAAMLVGVGTLAAFLPKLRFDNSPESFFLREDPTLERYQQFQKLFGSDEYALVVFERRDPWDSQFIEQLRTLTDRLAQVPDVLEATSIANVRHLVGQDDQLIVEEFIPPEIKDPAEISAKRKAAQEHPYYSNMYVSADGTFLGIVLKTRIRWGEIDYKIDLTKRVRALLAEEPYRGWSPRVVGSPILDADVREIMSRESGTFCVLVLVLMSAVFYIVFRSWLAVVLPVSVALLSVVCALGLMGLTGAPFTMVSAIIPSFLISTGVGPSIFLLSAFFNDVHAGRSPREAVAEALRHSASSSLLSMVTTAAGLFAFSTSKIRPIEELGRTMGTALFISFSITLVLVPFVLAGRKRIAASEKRQEMLQGRVQGLRRWAEGVMRYRRIIIAAFCLFVVAGISGASQLRSDYHYLGVFKTSTPLRQDYDYVERALKTSTSVEVVIDTGRPDGVKDPALLQAMLGLERILAERFPDMGAKAYSVADLTSEINQSLSGGSPEAYAIPATAKGVAENLLLYQLSGDDELSNLVSSDFRYARIRVSVAHRPDRENQKIFAVIDQYAQEHMGPSVGSPTVLVTGLLHLWAAIDDYLAQTEIEALLITALAVALVMIAVFRSVLLGLLVAALNASAVLGTLGLMGFAGIWLDPYTILIASFALGILDDDSIHFVRDIQRRYLEHGDLREAIIGASSSAGQGIFYLSAALACGFATYAFSTVASLSKFGLLIAFTILLGAIMEFVFGPTVLLAIGEPLFKRTRLRDPAQGLATTAHVLPGPGPSAGETAVNDRKEASKQ, via the coding sequence GTGATCTCACGGCTCCTCGACCGGTTCTTCGCCTGGTATGCGGACGCATTCCTCCGCCACCGCTACGTGTTCCTCGCGGCCATGCTGGTAGGAGTCGGCACGCTTGCGGCGTTCCTCCCGAAGCTGCGCTTCGACAACTCACCCGAGTCCTTCTTCCTCCGGGAGGACCCGACGCTGGAGCGCTACCAGCAGTTCCAGAAGTTGTTTGGCTCGGATGAGTACGCGCTCGTCGTGTTCGAGCGGCGCGATCCCTGGGACAGCCAGTTCATCGAGCAGCTGCGGACCCTCACGGATCGGCTCGCCCAGGTGCCCGACGTGCTCGAGGCGACCTCCATCGCCAACGTGCGCCACCTGGTGGGCCAGGACGATCAGCTCATCGTCGAGGAGTTCATCCCTCCCGAGATCAAGGACCCCGCGGAGATCTCGGCCAAGCGCAAGGCCGCGCAGGAGCACCCCTACTACAGCAACATGTACGTGAGCGCGGATGGGACGTTCCTGGGCATCGTGCTCAAGACGCGGATCCGGTGGGGAGAGATCGACTACAAGATCGACCTGACGAAGCGCGTCCGGGCCCTCCTGGCCGAGGAGCCATACCGGGGTTGGAGCCCCCGCGTGGTGGGCAGCCCCATCCTGGACGCGGACGTGCGGGAGATCATGTCCCGGGAGAGCGGCACCTTCTGCGTGCTCGTCCTGGTCCTGATGAGCGCGGTCTTCTACATCGTGTTCCGGAGCTGGCTGGCGGTGGTGCTCCCGGTCTCGGTGGCGCTGCTCTCGGTGGTGTGCGCGCTGGGGCTGATGGGGCTGACCGGCGCGCCCTTCACCATGGTCTCGGCCATCATCCCCTCGTTCCTGATCTCCACCGGCGTGGGGCCGAGCATCTTCCTGCTCTCGGCCTTCTTCAACGATGTCCACGCCGGGCGCTCCCCACGAGAGGCCGTGGCCGAAGCCCTGCGCCACTCCGCGTCCTCGAGCCTGCTCTCGATGGTGACGACCGCGGCGGGCTTGTTCGCCTTCTCCACCTCGAAGATCCGCCCCATCGAAGAGCTGGGCCGCACGATGGGAACCGCGCTCTTCATCTCCTTCTCCATCACCCTCGTCCTCGTCCCCTTCGTTCTGGCCGGCCGGAAGCGGATCGCGGCCTCCGAGAAGCGCCAGGAGATGCTGCAGGGACGTGTCCAGGGGCTCCGCCGCTGGGCGGAGGGCGTGATGCGCTACCGCCGCATCATCATCGCCGCCTTCTGCCTGTTCGTCGTGGCCGGGATCAGCGGCGCTTCCCAGCTGCGCTCGGACTACCACTACCTGGGAGTTTTCAAGACCTCCACCCCACTCCGGCAGGACTACGACTACGTCGAGCGGGCGCTGAAGACGAGCACCTCGGTGGAGGTGGTGATCGACACGGGACGCCCCGATGGGGTGAAGGATCCGGCGCTGCTCCAGGCCATGCTCGGGCTCGAGCGCATCCTGGCCGAGCGCTTCCCTGACATGGGCGCCAAGGCCTACAGCGTGGCGGACCTGACGAGTGAGATCAACCAGTCGCTCAGCGGCGGCAGTCCGGAGGCCTATGCCATCCCCGCCACGGCCAAGGGAGTGGCGGAGAACTTGCTGCTGTATCAGCTCTCCGGCGATGACGAGCTCTCCAACCTCGTCAGCTCCGACTTCCGCTACGCCCGCATCCGCGTCAGCGTGGCCCACCGGCCGGACCGGGAGAACCAGAAGATCTTCGCCGTCATCGACCAGTACGCCCAGGAGCACATGGGTCCCAGCGTGGGCAGCCCCACGGTCCTGGTGACAGGCCTGTTGCATCTCTGGGCGGCGATCGATGACTACCTGGCGCAGACAGAGATCGAGGCGCTCCTCATCACCGCACTGGCCGTGGCTCTGGTCATGATCGCCGTCTTCCGCTCCGTTCTCCTGGGGCTGCTGGTGGCCGCGCTCAATGCCTCGGCGGTGCTCGGCACCCTGGGGCTCATGGGCTTCGCGGGGATCTGGCTCGATCCGTACACCATCCTCATCGCCAGCTTCGCGCTCGGCATCCTGGACGATGACTCCATCCACTTCGTGCGAGACATCCAGCGCCGGTACTTGGAGCACGGGGATCTGCGGGAGGCCATCATCGGCGCGTCCTCCTCCGCGGGGCAGGGCATCTTCTACCTCTCCGCCGCCCTGGCATGCGGCTTCGCGACCTACGCCTTCTCCACGGTGGCCAGCCTGAGCAAGTTCGGCCTGCTCATCGCCTTCACCATCCTGCTCGGCGCGATCATGGAGTTCGTCTTCGGGCCGACGGTCCTCCTGGCCATCGGCGAGCCGCTGTTCAAGCGCACACGGCTCCGAGACCCCGCACAGGGCCTGGCAACCACCGCTCACGTGCTCCCCGGGCCTGGCCCCTCCGCTGGGGAAACGGCTGTGAATGATCGGAAAGAGGCCAGCAAGCAATGA
- the paaD gene encoding 1,2-phenylacetyl-CoA epoxidase subunit PaaD, giving the protein MTPAAPTAAEVWAALDGVNDPELPVISIVQLGMIRDVRVEGLRCTIVFSPTFIGCPATRLISGEIEGAVRGLGLEPEVQVSFAQPWSPGQISPKGCAALKAAHISMGREPGGAEGSPGGLEALAKARVPCPRCGSEDTELVSAFGATRCRAVRRCLPCRNLFEQLKAT; this is encoded by the coding sequence GTGACGCCCGCGGCTCCCACAGCCGCGGAGGTGTGGGCGGCGCTCGATGGGGTGAACGATCCGGAGCTGCCGGTCATCTCCATCGTGCAGTTGGGAATGATCCGGGACGTGCGCGTCGAAGGTCTGCGCTGCACCATCGTGTTCTCCCCCACCTTCATCGGCTGCCCCGCCACCCGGCTCATCTCTGGCGAGATTGAAGGGGCCGTACGGGGGCTGGGACTGGAGCCGGAGGTCCAGGTCTCGTTCGCCCAGCCCTGGAGCCCCGGGCAGATCAGCCCCAAGGGCTGCGCGGCCCTGAAGGCGGCGCATATCAGCATGGGCCGCGAGCCGGGCGGGGCGGAAGGGAGCCCGGGTGGACTCGAGGCGCTGGCGAAAGCACGCGTCCCCTGCCCGCGCTGTGGCAGCGAGGACACCGAGTTGGTCAGCGCGTTCGGCGCCACCCGGTGCCGGGCCGTCCGGCGCTGTCTCCCCTGCCGAAATCTCTTCGAGCAGCTCAAGGCTACATGA
- the paaC gene encoding 1,2-phenylacetyl-CoA epoxidase subunit PaaC: MRTLEPRVELLLALADDELVLGHRDSEWTGIAPTVEEDVAFSSIAQDEVGHAMALYGLAGQWLGHAADPLVFSREAAGFRHSRLLEEPRGDFAFTIARRFVYELADRLRIQALGKSSQAPLAELARKIHREEVLHFDHAWLWLRKLSAREPGRARVERALQAVLPGAASVLLPLPMEEQLLAEGILPGSWEALWSTWREQLHQHLAQIGFAALADSVLRGSATLDRYGAPSPTFLAMHLDITQVSRLVPGGSW, translated from the coding sequence GTGAGGACCCTCGAGCCACGTGTGGAGTTGCTCCTGGCGCTCGCGGATGACGAGCTCGTGCTCGGCCATCGGGACTCCGAGTGGACGGGCATCGCCCCCACCGTCGAGGAGGATGTCGCCTTCAGCTCGATTGCCCAGGACGAGGTCGGCCATGCGATGGCGCTCTACGGCCTGGCGGGCCAGTGGCTGGGGCACGCGGCGGACCCGCTCGTGTTCTCCCGGGAGGCTGCGGGCTTCCGGCACTCGCGCCTCCTGGAGGAGCCGCGGGGGGACTTCGCGTTCACCATCGCCCGCCGGTTCGTCTACGAGCTGGCGGATCGGCTGCGCATCCAGGCGCTGGGCAAGTCATCGCAGGCCCCGCTCGCTGAGCTGGCGCGGAAGATCCATCGGGAGGAGGTGCTCCACTTCGATCACGCCTGGCTCTGGCTGCGGAAGCTGTCGGCGCGAGAGCCTGGCCGCGCCCGGGTGGAGCGAGCGCTCCAGGCGGTCCTCCCCGGAGCCGCCAGCGTGCTGCTCCCTCTGCCCATGGAGGAGCAGCTGCTCGCCGAGGGAATCCTGCCTGGCTCGTGGGAGGCGCTCTGGTCCACGTGGCGGGAGCAGCTGCACCAACACCTCGCGCAGATCGGGTTCGCGGCACTCGCGGACTCGGTCCTCCGCGGCAGCGCTACGCTGGATCGATATGGCGCTCCTTCGCCCACCTTCCTGGCCATGCACCTGGACATCACCCAGGTGAGCCGGCTTGTCCCTGGAGGTTCCTGGTGA
- the paaA gene encoding 1,2-phenylacetyl-CoA epoxidase subunit PaaA — protein MEANVRTEEEFVAYIQAGGVVEASDWMPEAYRRAVIRFIEMHANSEYMGALLERDWIARAPTLERRIAITAKVQDEVGHAQHLYCVLEDLGRSRAEVLRDLSAGRARYNSFFHYPTRSWADCGIIAWLSDAASIIAQKALLKTSYGPYRRILPKICWEEAFHVVHGREIILTLMEGTQQQREMVQEALTRWWPPLLYFHGPPTPPEKDADLMRWKLKGRANEEMRQEFLGIYVPRLQKMGLTLPDPQLRFDTETQRWKYTEPDWEWVRQVGRGHGPASQEQLETRRRAMEENRWVAETLQSPPEPEVSLS, from the coding sequence ATGGAAGCCAACGTACGGACAGAAGAGGAGTTCGTCGCCTACATCCAGGCGGGTGGAGTCGTCGAAGCCAGTGACTGGATGCCGGAGGCCTACCGGCGGGCCGTCATCCGCTTCATCGAGATGCACGCGAACTCCGAGTACATGGGGGCGCTGCTCGAGCGCGACTGGATTGCGCGGGCGCCGACGCTCGAGCGCCGGATCGCGATCACCGCGAAGGTGCAGGACGAGGTCGGCCATGCCCAGCACCTCTACTGCGTGCTTGAGGATCTCGGGCGCTCTCGCGCGGAGGTGTTGAGGGACCTGAGTGCGGGGCGTGCCCGGTACAACAGCTTCTTCCACTACCCCACCCGCTCCTGGGCCGACTGCGGCATCATTGCCTGGCTCTCGGACGCCGCCTCGATCATCGCGCAGAAGGCCCTGCTCAAGACGAGCTACGGCCCCTACCGCCGCATCCTGCCGAAGATCTGCTGGGAGGAGGCGTTCCATGTCGTTCACGGGCGGGAGATCATCCTCACGCTGATGGAGGGCACGCAGCAGCAGCGGGAGATGGTTCAGGAGGCGCTGACGCGGTGGTGGCCACCGCTGCTGTACTTCCACGGCCCGCCTACGCCCCCGGAGAAGGACGCCGACCTCATGCGCTGGAAGCTGAAGGGCCGGGCCAACGAGGAGATGCGGCAGGAGTTCCTCGGCATCTACGTCCCCAGGCTCCAGAAGATGGGGCTCACGCTGCCGGATCCCCAGCTGCGCTTCGACACCGAGACGCAGCGCTGGAAGTACACCGAGCCGGACTGGGAATGGGTGCGCCAGGTGGGGCGAGGCCATGGCCCCGCCAGCCAGGAGCAGCTCGAGACTCGCCGCCGCGCCATGGAGGAGAACCGCTGGGTGGCGGAGACCCTGCAGTCCCCACCCGAGCCCGAGGTCAGCCTCTCATGA